The Streptomyces kanamyceticus DNA segment ATTTGACGGAGGGGCTCCCCCTGCTCATCTCGGGAGGCTGCGGACTCAACTGCGAGTGGAATCGCCGCTGGCGCGAGTGCGGGCTCTTTCCCGCGGTCTTCGTCCCACCGTGCCCCAACGACAGCGGCTCCGCGATCGGGACGGCCATCGACGCCCAGCACTTCTACACCGGGACGGCCGACCTGGACTGGGACGTCTACGCGGGCGGCGAGTTCGTCGAGGACGCGGCGTTCGACCCGCAGCGCTACGAGATCCGTCCCCTGGACTACGCCGAGGTCGCCCGCTACCTCCGCGACGGGAACATCATCGGCTGGGCCCGCGGCCGCTGGGAGATCGGCCCCCGGGCGCTCGGGAACCGGTCGATCCTGGCCGCCCCCTTCACCGAGGAGACGACGGACAGGCTCAACAAGATCAAGCAGCGCGAGGGCTACCGGCCCATCGCCCCGATCTGCCTGGAACAGGACGCGGGCCGCTGGTTCGGCGGAGGGGTACCGGATCCCTACATGCTGTACTTCAGCCAGGTCGCGTCCGGCGAACTGCGCGCGGTGACGCACGTCGATGGAACTGCCCGCACCCAGACCGTAGACCCGACGTCGAACCCGCAGATGGCCGAACTACTGACCACCTTCGGTGAACTGACCGGATTCAGCGTCCTCTGCAACACCTCGCTCAACTACTCGGGGCGCGGGTTCATCAACTGCACCAGCGACCTGATCACGTACGGCGAGCTCCACGGCCTGGACGGATACGTCGTGAACGACACGTTCATCACCCTGCGCCAATGATGGCACCGTGACCGGAAGGCGTGTGGTCGTCGACGAACGTGACGGTCTCCTCAAGTGGTGCCCGGCCCGTGCGAGGCCCGGCCGTCGTGACGTCCTCGAAGCCGATCGACATGCCGCAGAAGAGGACGAGCCCGTCCGGGGGCGTCAGCACCTCCGCGACAGTCCGGTGGAATTTGGCCCAGGCCATCTGCGCACAGCTGTGCAGCCCCTCCGCGCGGAGCAGCAACATGACCGTCTGCAGATACATGCCCGCGTCGGACCATTGGGGTAGCCCCATGGCGCGGTCGATGTAGCAGAAGAGCGCGACGGGCGCACCGAAAGCGTCCCAGTTCGCCGAGGCGGCCCTCTGGCGCGCCTCCACGTCTCCCGGCGGAATGCCGAGTGCTCCGTAGCGCTGTGCACCGAAGGCGGCACGGCGCTCGCGGTACGGGGACTTCAGCTCGGGCGGGTACATCTCGTACTCCGCCTTGTCCCAAAGGTCGCCGACGGCCAGACGCTCACCGGCGCGCTTCTTGAGTTCGGCCAGTGGTCCGCCGGTCAGCACGTAGATGTGCCAAGGCTGGAGGTTCGACCCGGACGGTGCCCAGGCCGCGGCGGACAGCACGCGCTCCAGCGTCTCTCTGGGAACCTCGCGGCCGGTGAACCCTCGTACTGCCTTGCGGCTCCTGACCGCTTCGTAGACGTCCACGGTGATCCGCCTCCCGGGCTCAGGTGGTGGGGATGTCGAGGGGCAGGGCGCTGAGGGGTGATTCGAGGGGGCAGGTGTCGTTGTCGAGCCTGCCCAGGGCATGCCCGCTCTTCAGCAGCGCGGCGACGAAGTAGCGGGCCATCAGGCTGTGGACCGCCTGGGTCGGATGGCGCGGGTCGCTGGTGGTGGCACATCGGCGGACCTCGGTCGGGACGGGATCACGGTCCGGTACCGAAGGCATCCGCGCGTCGTAGAAGGGCCGGATCCCCGCTGGCTGGGACTCGCTCGACAGTTGCCAGTTCGTCGGGTCCCGGCCGACGTGCGCCATCCACTTGCTCATGGTCACCAAGTGGACATGGCCCTGCGCGGGTGCGCCGACTCCTCGCGGCCAGTCCGCCACGAGACTCGCGAGGAGCGCGTTGTAGCGGTCGATCACGGGCGCGCCGCCGTACACGTTCGGAAGGTCGACGACCATGAAGTACTGATCGGCCTCCACCCCCGGAGAATCGGACACGATCGATTCGATCAGTGACCGCGTCTCCGCCACGGCCGGAAAGGCGCCCACTCCGTCCTCGGACTCCTCGGGATGGTCTCGGCTCCAGGTCTGCCAGGCCGTGTAGTCGTTCGTGGACGGCAGGTTCCGCGCCTTCGTACGGTCGTGGTCGGGTCGTTCCACGGTGACGAAGTCGTTGAGCCCGGCCCACAGGACGTGCAGGGTGGGTCCGTCGAACTCCGCGCCCAGGAAACTGCGTTGTGCCAGATAGTCCTCCACCTGCCCCCTGAGACAGCTGAGAGATCCGAGCCCGCGGGTGAACGCCCGGTCCCGGCTGACGACGCACCCTCCCATGGCGTAGTTGACGTACCTGATCTGCTGCGGGGTCGGAGTCGGCCGCCTCTCCCATCCGCTGTCGTCACCCGGATGTCCGACGTAGGCGTATGCGTCGAGACTCCGCCACGGCCTCATCTCGGGCGGCTCGTCACCGGGATCGACGTCCAGCACCGAATGGCGCGACAGCGTGCGGTAGTCGGCCGACTTGCGAATCGTCAGGTCGCTGTTTCCCCACATGAGCGCGTCGCCGGTGGACCATTCGACCAGGAAGTCGGTCCAGTTCTTCCCGTCGCTGAACCGGCCGGACTCGTTCACGCACAGGGTTCCGGGCGACCGGCCCGATCGCTCCGTCGGCCAGATCCACCTGTTGCCGATGTCGGAGAGGTTGTCGCCGAAGACGACGACATTCTTCATCTTGGCCACTTCTGCTCACCCACAGCTCGTTGATCACTTGAAGTGCGGCCTTCAGCGCAGTGACCTGAAGGCCGCGCGGATCTCCTGTGCGAACAGCTGGGGCTGCTCCCACGCGGCGAAGTGGCCGCCCTTGTCGACCTCGTTCCAGTGGATGAGGTTGCCGTACGCCCGCTCGCCCCAGCTCCGAGGCGCGGGGTAGATCTCGGCAGGGAACACCGTGACCGCCACGGGGACGTCAGGAATGTCGACGGCGTCGAAAGGACCACCGCCCGCGTGCGCGGATTCCCAGTAGAGCCGGGACGACGACGCCCCGGTGTTGGTCAGCCAGTACAGGGAGATGGCATCGAGCATCTCGTCGTAGGTGAGGACCTTCTCGGGCTCGCCGCCGCTGTCGGTCCATTCCGCGAACTTGTCGTAGTTGAATGCCGCCATTCCGACCGGGGAATCGGCGAGTGAGTAGCCGATGGTCTGCGGGCTCTGGTTCATCATCGCCGCGTATCCGTAGCCGTCGCGGTAGAAGTGCAGCAGCCGGTCGTACGCGGCCTTCTCGCGCTCCGACAGCCGCGCGGGTGCGGGGTCGAAGTTGCGCAGCTGCCGGATGATGGCCGGTGGCACGGTTCCGGGCATGTTGATGTGGATGCCGAGAAGGCCGTGGGGTCGTTGCATCGCGAGCTGGTGCGAGACGGCGGCGCCCCAGTCGCCGCCTTGGGATACGTATCTCCGGTAGCCGAGCCGCCGCATGAGTGCGTGGAATGCCCGCGCCGTCCGAGCGGGGTTCCAGCCGGTGTGTGTCGGCTTGGCCGAGAAGCCGTATCCCGGCAACGTCGGCAGGACGAGGTGGAAGGCGTCCTCGGCACGTCCGCCGTGGGCCGTGGGGTTGGTGAGCGGTCCGATCACCTTCAGCAGCTCGATGATCGACCCGGGCCAGCCGTGCGTCATGAGCATCGGCAGCGCGTCGGCATGCGGGGAGCGTATGTGGGCGAACTGGATGTCCAGGCCGTCCAGTTCGGTGATGAACTGCGGCAGGCCGTTGAGCTTCGCTTCGGCCTTGCGCCAGTCGTAGTCGGCGCCCCAGTACTCGACCAGAGGGCGGAGCTTCGCCAACTGGACGCCCTGGGTGCGGTCGTTGACCGTCTCTCTCTCCGGCCAGCGCGTGTCCCGCAGTCGGCGTCGGAGCGCGGCGATCTCCTTCTGCGGGACCTCGACGCGGAAGGGGCGTACGCCCTCGATGTGCTTCACCGCGGCGGCTGAGTCGGCTGCCTCCGGCGCGGAGACGGCTGTCGGCTCCCCTGCCGTCGCTCCCTGAGCCCTGAGAGGCAAGCCGAGTTGGGCGGCGACGGCGCCGCCTGCCGCGAGTCCGAGTAATCGCCGACGGCCAGCGTTGATCTGACCCGTATTCTCCTGCGCGCTCATCGGAATCTCCTTCTCCGGATGGCGGGTGTCCGAAACAGACCGAAGCGGAAACGACAAACGTCCGTGTCATGTGAAACACGCCTACGTTAGGACCTCAATCGCCGCCCCTTGAATACCCTTTCAGCCCTCCGTCAGGAATCACTCATACGTCTAGCAGGCCGTGCACGCATCGGGGATGCCGGACGGACGCCGCGTCCACGACCGGCCCGCAGGCCACACCTACCAACTTCCGTGCCTTCAGCGGTTCTTCTGCACCGACGGCGTCCGGTCGACCGGTCTACGACCCGACCGGTTGCGGAGTCTCATCTGCCGGTGGTACACGGTTGGGTTGAGCCCCCCACCCCCTGAGTCACGTTCAGGAGGGGATCGAAGATGACACAGGAATTCGTCAGGTTCAGCCCCGACGTCGAGCACTTCGACGACAACTTCGCGAAGAATCTCGAATCCGTCATCGAGGACATGAAGCGACACACCGAGAGGTCCGTCGAGGTCGAAGGGATCCAGCGGGCCGTGCGCAACGCGCACGCCAAGGGCTACGGACTTGCCCGCGGCGAAGTCGAGATCCTGGCCGGACTGCCAAAGCCCTACGCACAGGGCATCTACGGCCACCCGGGACGCCACGAAGCCTTGGTCCGCTTCTCGCAGGGAACCAGCCATACGGGAGCCGACAGGTTCCTGGGGGCCGCCGTCGGGATAGGGCTGAAGATTTTCGGTATCGACGGAGAAACCCTCCTGGACGACGAGCCGGACAGCCGGACCTTCGACTACGCGATGATCAATCTCCCGGTCTTCTTCGTGAACGACATCGAGCATTACGTGTTCATCGCCCCGCTGTTCGAGTCGCTCGGCCTTGTTGCGCCAGCTGACGAGTCGCCGGAAGAGCGGCAAGCCAAGATGTACCTCTTCCTCCACGACTGGGTCACCGGCAAGGGAACGCTCCCTCCGGAGCGGTGGGCGTGGAAGGAGCTGGCCACCTTCTTGCAGTTCACCAAGGTCAAGTACGTCAACCTGCTGCTCTCGACGTACTGGACGATGGGTGCCGTACGGCATGGGGACCACATCGCCAAGGTCCGCGTGGCGCCGGTCCAGGAGTTCGCGGACCGCGTCATGCTGCGGACGCTCGATCCCCTCGCCCAGGAACAGGTCTTCCGCCCCGCGCTGGTGGCGGAGTTGCGCGAGCGCCCCTACGAGTTCGACATCCAGGTCCAGCTCTGCACGGACCTTGACCACATGCCCGTAGAGGATCTGACCGTGCCTTGGTCCGAGACGCTGTCGCCGTTCGTGACGGTCGCGAAGCTGCGACTCCCCCGGCAGGACATCGGCGGGGACGACAATCTGGACCGGATGGATGCCACCTCTATGACGCCCTGGCGCGTCACCCAGGAGCACCGCCCGCTGGGCAACATCATGCGGGCGCGAAAAGAGGTCTATCGCCAATCGTCGATCCTGCGCCATCAGTTGAACCATCAGGTGCGCAAGGAGCCGGGCAGTCTCGCGGAGGTCTTCGAAGGAGATGGCGGACATGGCACAGCGTGAACGGAAAGCCCGCGGATCTGGAAGCGACGAAACCACTGAGCAGCAGGTCAAACAGCTGCGGGAAATCTTCGCCGACGCGCCGCAACTGGCGAAGAGGGCGCTGGAGAACGTGCTTGAGGAACTGAAGTCGCAGATGTCGCAGACGCCATCGGTGGCAGGAAGCGCCGGCCGCGTCGGCAGCCGTCAGGGCACGGTCTCGGAGTTGACCATCGTCGTTCCGTTCGCGCCCGGCGGGGCCGAGCGGTTGCGCGCGCTGCTGAGGTTGGGGCATGGCGACTTCGCGGAGGCCGAGCGGGTCGGCACCGTCCACGACATGCGCTTCGTCTTCCTGGACAACGACACGAAGCTGCTCTTCGCCACCGCGTACGACGGCGAGTGGGACGCCTACATCGATGACTTCGCGACCAAGGTCCCCGACTACCTGGACATGCTCTTCTCCGCCGGAGAGGGCTGGCCGGGGATCAAGAACCCGGCGGTGAAGGACTGGATCGCCGAGCATCAGGTCACGGCCGAGGGCTGGTACGTCGCCAATCCGGACCTGACGGTCGTGGAGACGCGACGGCTCGAACGCGTCGGCGAGGCGCTGGACGAGTTCCTGGACAGGATCAGCGACTGACGGTGCCGCCGGGACGAGGCTGGGATCACCCTCGCCACGAGTGTCTCGTCCCGGTGAGCAGACTTCCGGCTCCCGGCTCCCGGCTCCCGGCTCCCGGCTCCCGGTGAGGACACTGACATGCCACTCAGCGATCGCCTCGGCGGCGACCTTCCGCGCCGCCCTGTCAGCCTCGAACTGGACGACATCCAGGCCACAGTGCTGCGATATCGCCCGGAGCCGTACTACGGGACGCACATCATGCTGCACGTCAGCGATCCGCGCGGCGGGCGTGAGGTGCTGCGGCGGCTCGCACCGCACGTCGGCTCCGCCGCCGACTGGTGGCGGGGGGACGACACCTGGATCGCCGTGGCCATCAGCCATACGGGCATGGTGGCCATCGGCACCCCGGAGCCCTCGCTCCAGAGCTTCCCGGAGGCGTTCCGCCAAGGGATGGCAGCGCGGGCTGATCAGCTACGGGACCATGGCGCAAACGATCCACGTTACTGGGACTCACCCTTCGGCAGCGGCCGAATTCACCTGTGGATCAGCATCTTCAGCGACACCGAGGCGCGCTGGCACGCCGCCATGGAGACGGCGCGGCAGCAGTACCAGGGGCTGTCGGGGGTCAGTGTGCTCGAGATGCACGACTTCGGTGCCCAGCCGGGCGATCTCAACCCCCTCGGCTACAAGGACGGGATCGGTCAGCCCGCCATCGAGGGCGGTGGCATCGCGCCTCTGCCCGGCCAGGGGCGCCCGATCAAGGCGGGCGAGTTCGTCCTCGGCTACCCGGGCGAAGCGGGCGTCCCGCTGCCGATGCCGCACCCCGACGTGCTGGGGCGCAACGGCACCTTCGTGGGCATACGCAAGTACCAGTCGCGAGTGGGAGCGTTCAACCGGTTCCTCCAGGCGAACGCGCGGAGCGAGGAGGAGCGGGAACTCCTCGCGGCGAAGCTGATCGGGCGCTGGCGCAGCGGCTCGCCGTTGACCCTGACGCCTGGGCAGGACGATCCCAAGCTCGGCGCCGATCCACTGCGCAACGACGACTTCACCTACGCCGATGATCCCCGGGGCCTCCGGGTTCCCCTGGGCAGCCACATGCGGCGCATGAACCCGCGCGACACGCGAATGGCGCAACTCGCCGACGTGAACCTGCACCGCATCGTCCGGCGCAGCACCGGCTACGGCGCGCCGTACGACCCGAACGCGACGTCCGATGCCGCCGACGAAGTGCCGCGTGGCATCTACTTCATCTTCCTGAGCGCCAAGGCGATGGCGACCATGGAGTTCCTGCAGCAGGAGTGGATCAACAGCGGCAACTTCATGGACCTGGGGCCCGAGCGCGACCCGAACGTGGGGCTGCAGGAAGAGGGCGCCGTCTTCACCATTCCGAAGGAGCCGGTGAGACATCGCGTCCACGGCATCGAGACCTTCAATGTGCTGAGAGGCGGCGAGTACCTCTTTCTGCCAGGCTTGACGGCGCTGCGGTGGCTCGCGGAGCAACAGGGAGGACACGCCTGACGACGGCGGCTCCGGTTCCGGACGAGACGCACGCGGTCACTGGGAAATGATGCGTTGGACCAGGTCCGGAGTCCATTCCACGTATTCCACTTCCGGCCCTCCGACATGACGTGCGTACAAGTAGCGTCCTGTGGGGGCTGGCGTGGCAGCCTCGGTGATCACGGCTCCGCCGGCGATCAGGGTCTCTGTCAGATCATCCAGGTCGGCGACGACGACCGTCGCGGAGGCGTGCATGTGCTTCGCGCGCTCCTCTGGAGGACCGGCGAACAAGAGGAAGTCACCGATGCCCACCAATTCCACCTCACCGTCCGTGAAACGAAGGTCGGGCTCCGCAGAACCGGTCAGCTGCTGGAGCAAGGGAAGGGCCTGCTCGACGCTGTCCGCGTAGAGGCGGGCGTATGTCTTGAGAATGCTCATTGCGCTCCCTGTAAGGAGGTCCGAACCGGTCATTGCTCTGCGTCGCGGACCACGAGTGCGATCTGCACCCGGTTCTCGACCGCCAGCTTGATGAACAGGTTGGTTGTGTGGGCCTTGACGGTCGCGACGCTGATGCGCAGTCGCTCGGCGATCTCCGGGTTGCCGAGGCCGTCCGCGATGGCCCGGGCGGTGTCGAGTTCTCGTCCGGTCAGCGCGGACAGCTGTTGCCGCGCGGCTTCGCGGGACGAGCGGCGAGCCTCGGAGGACTGCGGCCCGGTGGCCGCGGCGATCACGCGTGCCGTGGCCGCCGGGGACAGCACGGGGTTCCCGTCCGCGACGGTCCGCACCGCGTCGAGGATCCGCGCCGGTGGGGTGTCCTTCAGGACGAACCCGAGGGCTCCGGCGCGGAGCGCGCCGAGCACCAGGTCGTCGGAGTCGAAGGTGGTCAGCATGAGCGCCCCGGGTGGCGCGGGCCGGGTGAGGAGTTCCCGGGTCGTGCTGAGGCCGTCACGGCCGGGCATCCGGATGTCCATCAGCACGACGTCCGGCCGCTGCTCGTCCACCACGGTGATCGCGGCGTCTCCGTCGGCCGCTTCCGCGACGACGGTCAGGTCCGGCTCGCCGTCGATGACGAGTCGTAGTGCAAGGCGCACCAGTTGTTCGTCGTCGACGATGACGACACGCACCGGCTCCCGCTCGCTCTCCACTCAGCTTCTCTTTTCGTGGTCGTGGTTCGGCCAGGGTAGATGCGCGGTGAGGAGGTATCCGCCGTCAGATGTCGGGTGGTTGTTGAGTTTCCCGTCGGCGAGGGTGATGCGTTCGGCGAGGCCGAGCAGGCCGAACCCTGATGCCGGAGGGTGGGCGGTCGCGGTGGTGGCCGGGGAGTTGCGGACGCTTACGTGCAGTCCGTCGCCGACCGCTCCTTCGACGGTGATGTGTACGTGGGCGCCTGGGGCGTGTTTGGCGGCGTTGGTCAGTCCTTCCTGGATGACCCGGTAGCAGGTTCGTCCCACGACGTCGGACGGTTCTCCCGTCACGGTGGTGGTGAGCGTGACGTCCAGTCCGGAGGTACGGGCGTCGGTCACCAGCTCCGGGATGCGGTCGAGTGAGGGCTGTGGCGGTTCCGGGCGGCCCGGGTCGGCGCGGAGCACACCGAGGACGTCCCGTAGCTCTTCCAGCGCTTGGTGGGAACCGTCGGCGATGCCACGGATCAGCGTGCGGTTCTCCTCAGTGGGCAGGTCACCGCGGTGGTCGAGGACTCCCGCCTGCATGGCGACCAGGGAGATCCGGTGCGCGAGCACGTCGTGCATCTCCCGGGCGATTCGGTTCCGTTCCAGGGCCCGTGCCTGCTCCGCCCGTGCGGTCTGTTCCCGTTCGGCGCTCTCCGCCCGCTCCCGCAAGGACCGCACCTCGACGCGCCGTGCGCAGATGGCCACGCCGATAGCCACCGCGATGCCCGCGCTCAGTGCCGGGAGTGCGAGTTGAAGCGGTAGCGAGCCGGGCGGGGTCTTGATCGGGTAGAGCACGAGGGCGAGTTGGGACGCGGCCACGTAGACGAGCGCGACAACTGCGATCTCCACCGGACGGCGACGCGTGGAGATGGAGCACAGGGCCAGCAGGGCGGCACCGATGGCGAGCGTCGACAGGCCCGCGGCGATGGCGACCGCCAGGGCGACGGCGAGCGGGAAACGTCGTCGCCACAGGAGCGCCGTCAGGCAGCCGAGAGCCACCAGCGGATCACCGGTGACCAACCAGGAACACGTGTCGGACGCACACCCCCGCGGCAGCGCTGCACTGGTGGAAACCCAGAAGGGAATGCCCAGTGCCGCGGCCGCCACCAGCCGCCATGTCTGCTGCCACCCTCCGAGCCGTGGCGCGACGTCCGTGTTCATGCCGATCATTGTCGCGAAACCGCGCGGCCGGTGCACCAGACCTGGGGACACTCCCGCCCTCGTCCTGAGTCGGAGCACCCCTTCGACTTTGGTCGAAGGCGGCCCGAGCCGCTGGGTCGATGTGCCGGTGTCGCCGGATGGGCAGACTTGATCTCGTCACGCAACGGCTACGGTGCGTGACCTCGTGCGCCCCTCTCGACCGCGTACGCCCCCTCAGGAGGACACCAGATGCGCAAGACCTTGTCCCTCGCCCTCGCCGCCACCGCGGTCGCGGCGGCCACGATTTCGGGAGCGTCGGCGGCGACTCCGGACACGGTGACGGCCGCGCCGGACTCCCCCGCCCCGGACTCCCTGCAGTGGGGCCCGTGCCCGAAGAAGGCCGCATCGCGGAACGCCGACGCGGCCCGTCTCGAGTGCGCGACGCTCGACGTCCCGCTGGACTACCGCGATCCCGACGGTCGGCAGATCGAGATTGCCGTCTCCCGCCTGGCGAGCAAGGACCCTTCGAAGCGCCGCGGTGTGCTGCTGACCAACCCGGGCGGCCCCGGTGTCTCCGGGCTCGACTACCCGGCCCAGCTAGCCGACGCCGGGCCACCGAAGGACGTCCTCGACTCCTACGACGTGATCGGCTTCGACCCGCGTGGCGCCGGCCGCAGCACGCCGGTCACCTGCGATCTGACACCGCAGCAGCAGGCACGCGGCAACTTCCCGCCGTACGCGCACACCGCGGCCGACGTCACCAAGGAAGCGTCGTACGCGCGGACCATCGCCGAACAGTGCGCCACGTCGCGGACGGCGTGGATGCTGCCGCACACCACCACCGCGAACACCGCGCGCGACATGGACCGGATCCGGGCGGCGCTCGGCGAGCCGAAAGCCTCCTACCTCGGTGCCTCCTACGGCAGCTACCTCGGCGCGGTGTACACGACGATGTTCCCCAAGCGCAGCGACCGGATCGTGCTCGACAGCAACATGGGCCCCGGCGGCTACGACCTGGCGAACTTCCGCCTGCTCGGCCGCGGGATGGAGGACCGGTTCCCGGACTTCGCGGCGTACGCGGCCGCGCACCCCGACTACGGCCTGGGCACCACACCGAAGCAGGTGACCGCCAAGTTCTTCGAACTCGTGAAGCGCCTTGACGCCGAACCGGTCGGCGACGTCGACGGGACCGTGTTGCGCGGACTGACCTTCGAGAGCCTCTACATCGAGGGCCTCCTGCCCCGCCTTGCCAAGGATTGGCAGGCGTTGGACCAGGGCAAACCGCTGACGACTCCGCCGCCGCAGATCTCGGAGAACTTCCTGGCCAGTCACTTCTACGTGACCTGCGGCGACTCGCGTTGGCCCGGCAAGGTCCTCGACTACCAGCGCAATGCCGCGATCGACCGGCTGAAGTACCCGATGCTCGGCGGGAGCACCGGCAACATCAAGCCCTGCGCGTACTGGCCGGACAGCCGGGTCGAGCCGCCGGTAAAGATCGGTGACCGCGGCCCGTCGAACGTACTGATGGTGCAGAACGAACGCGACCCGGGAACTCCCCTGGTCGGCGCCATGAAGACGCGCCGGGCATTCGGAGACCGGGCCACGATGGTGACCGCCGACCAGGGCGGCCACGGCGTCTACCCGTTCGGCCGCAACACGTGCGCGAACAACACGGTGACAGCGTTCCTGACCACGGGACAGCGCCCCGCCGAGGACCTCGCCTGCGCGGCCGAGCCGAACAAGTAAGCCGAACAAGTAACGGGAGCGGACACATGATCAAGGAGTGGCGGCACCGCCGTGCCCTACAGCGGGTCATGCCAGGAGACGGGCGGGAGTTGAAGCGATTCCGCTGGTGGCAGTCGACCTTCCGCGCGCTGTTCCACCTGCGGCTGACGGGCCACGACGGCCGCACAACGGTCTACGCCGTCGACGTCAGGCACTGGCAGAACCAGTCGTCCGGCAACGTCAAGGCCCACCTGTACCTCGACGGCAGGCTGCACGCCGAGTCCAAGCTCCCCGCCGTCTTCCCCGTCCCTGGCGGCACCGTAGACGTGCGGATGAGCGGATTCGGCCTCAAACGCTGCCACTACGTCACCGACGCGGGCGACGAGTTCCAGCTGGTCCCGGACCCCGACTCCGCCGAGGGCCGCCGGGCGCGCCTCGACCGCGCGCACCCCGCGCTGAGCCGCACGATCAGTCTCCTCTCGCTGTGCGTACTCGTCGCCGCCCTCGCCGTCCTCGTCCCACAACTCGCCGAACAGCTCACCAAGCCCGAGGAAATCGCCCAGCGCATCGGGACCTTCACCTCGCCCATCGACGTACCGAAGTGGGGGTACTTCGCGATCGGCGTCGCCACCTTGGCGGCCAGCACAGAACGGGCATTGCGGCTGCGCCACAGCCGCCTCCTTGACGGCGCAGCGGGCTGATCCGCTCCCCCCCCATTACCGTTCTCGTAGTCCCGCAACGGGACTACCGGCCTTCGGAGTTGGCATGACTACCTCCCCTTGTCGAGTGCATGGCCGGGGGGTGGTGTCACCGGCTCCGAAGGCACTGACAGACCGCTGATTAGAGGCATGACCACCGGCCTTTCCCCAGGTCGGGAGGCTCTTCGTAATGTGGATGTGGCGATCAGTGCCGTGGCGAGGCCGGGTGAACAGCACCGAAGGAACCACGACGTGATCGACATCAGCGACATCGACGTCTTCCTCGGCCTGGACGTCGGCAAGGGCGAACACCACGCCACCGCTGTCACATCGGCCGGGAAGAAGGCCCTCGACAAACGCCTGCCCAACAGCGAACCCAAGCTCCGCGAGGTCTTCACGAAACTCCAGGCCAAGCACGGCATCGTGCTTGTGGTCGTCGACCAGCCGGCCTCCATCGGAGCCCTGCCGCTGGCCGTTGCCCGAGCCGT contains these protein-coding regions:
- a CDS encoding carbamoyltransferase C-terminal domain-containing protein translates to MLILSLKEGHDGAIAAVEDGKLLFSLEAEKDSFIRYSGLTAEVFAVAADRLDKQPDVVAMSGWIKGTQATDQPSRAGYYGVGDSAISDEAGRFFGKNVRVFSSTHERSHIMTSYGMSAFRRDQPFYSLVWEGNIGSFYRIDAHGKVTHLKEVLNYPGNKYSYGFALADPKYSPHEEFVRFQDAGKQMALAGFAEDRATTEAEQEVIDFILGQRNVITGSLKDRMADSPFHNIGVESDAYKSLAARLSDAIFDRFYTYAREHLTEGLPLLISGGCGLNCEWNRRWRECGLFPAVFVPPCPNDSGSAIGTAIDAQHFYTGTADLDWDVYAGGEFVEDAAFDPQRYEIRPLDYAEVARYLRDGNIIGWARGRWEIGPRALGNRSILAAPFTEETTDRLNKIKQREGYRPIAPICLEQDAGRWFGGGVPDPYMLYFSQVASGELRAVTHVDGTARTQTVDPTSNPQMAELLTTFGELTGFSVLCNTSLNYSGRGFINCTSDLITYGELHGLDGYVVNDTFITLRQ
- a CDS encoding nitroreductase; protein product: MDVYEAVRSRKAVRGFTGREVPRETLERVLSAAAWAPSGSNLQPWHIYVLTGGPLAELKKRAGERLAVGDLWDKAEYEMYPPELKSPYRERRAAFGAQRYGALGIPPGDVEARQRAASANWDAFGAPVALFCYIDRAMGLPQWSDAGMYLQTVMLLLRAEGLHSCAQMAWAKFHRTVAEVLTPPDGLVLFCGMSIGFEDVTTAGPRTGRAPLEETVTFVDDHTPSGHGAIIGAG
- a CDS encoding SGNH/GDSL hydrolase family protein; the encoded protein is MKNVVVFGDNLSDIGNRWIWPTERSGRSPGTLCVNESGRFSDGKNWTDFLVEWSTGDALMWGNSDLTIRKSADYRTLSRHSVLDVDPGDEPPEMRPWRSLDAYAYVGHPGDDSGWERRPTPTPQQIRYVNYAMGGCVVSRDRAFTRGLGSLSCLRGQVEDYLAQRSFLGAEFDGPTLHVLWAGLNDFVTVERPDHDRTKARNLPSTNDYTAWQTWSRDHPEESEDGVGAFPAVAETRSLIESIVSDSPGVEADQYFMVVDLPNVYGGAPVIDRYNALLASLVADWPRGVGAPAQGHVHLVTMSKWMAHVGRDPTNWQLSSESQPAGIRPFYDARMPSVPDRDPVPTEVRRCATTSDPRHPTQAVHSLMARYFVAALLKSGHALGRLDNDTCPLESPLSALPLDIPTT
- a CDS encoding epoxide hydrolase family protein, which encodes MSAQENTGQINAGRRRLLGLAAGGAVAAQLGLPLRAQGATAGEPTAVSAPEAADSAAAVKHIEGVRPFRVEVPQKEIAALRRRLRDTRWPERETVNDRTQGVQLAKLRPLVEYWGADYDWRKAEAKLNGLPQFITELDGLDIQFAHIRSPHADALPMLMTHGWPGSIIELLKVIGPLTNPTAHGGRAEDAFHLVLPTLPGYGFSAKPTHTGWNPARTARAFHALMRRLGYRRYVSQGGDWGAAVSHQLAMQRPHGLLGIHINMPGTVPPAIIRQLRNFDPAPARLSEREKAAYDRLLHFYRDGYGYAAMMNQSPQTIGYSLADSPVGMAAFNYDKFAEWTDSGGEPEKVLTYDEMLDAISLYWLTNTGASSSRLYWESAHAGGGPFDAVDIPDVPVAVTVFPAEIYPAPRSWGERAYGNLIHWNEVDKGGHFAAWEQPQLFAQEIRAAFRSLR
- a CDS encoding catalase family protein, giving the protein MTQEFVRFSPDVEHFDDNFAKNLESVIEDMKRHTERSVEVEGIQRAVRNAHAKGYGLARGEVEILAGLPKPYAQGIYGHPGRHEALVRFSQGTSHTGADRFLGAAVGIGLKIFGIDGETLLDDEPDSRTFDYAMINLPVFFVNDIEHYVFIAPLFESLGLVAPADESPEERQAKMYLFLHDWVTGKGTLPPERWAWKELATFLQFTKVKYVNLLLSTYWTMGAVRHGDHIAKVRVAPVQEFADRVMLRTLDPLAQEQVFRPALVAELRERPYEFDIQVQLCTDLDHMPVEDLTVPWSETLSPFVTVAKLRLPRQDIGGDDNLDRMDATSMTPWRVTQEHRPLGNIMRARKEVYRQSSILRHQLNHQVRKEPGSLAEVFEGDGGHGTA
- a CDS encoding Dyp-type peroxidase, with product MPLSDRLGGDLPRRPVSLELDDIQATVLRYRPEPYYGTHIMLHVSDPRGGREVLRRLAPHVGSAADWWRGDDTWIAVAISHTGMVAIGTPEPSLQSFPEAFRQGMAARADQLRDHGANDPRYWDSPFGSGRIHLWISIFSDTEARWHAAMETARQQYQGLSGVSVLEMHDFGAQPGDLNPLGYKDGIGQPAIEGGGIAPLPGQGRPIKAGEFVLGYPGEAGVPLPMPHPDVLGRNGTFVGIRKYQSRVGAFNRFLQANARSEEERELLAAKLIGRWRSGSPLTLTPGQDDPKLGADPLRNDDFTYADDPRGLRVPLGSHMRRMNPRDTRMAQLADVNLHRIVRRSTGYGAPYDPNATSDAADEVPRGIYFIFLSAKAMATMEFLQQEWINSGNFMDLGPERDPNVGLQEEGAVFTIPKEPVRHRVHGIETFNVLRGGEYLFLPGLTALRWLAEQQGGHA
- a CDS encoding response regulator transcription factor, whose product is MESEREPVRVVIVDDEQLVRLALRLVIDGEPDLTVVAEAADGDAAITVVDEQRPDVVLMDIRMPGRDGLSTTRELLTRPAPPGALMLTTFDSDDLVLGALRAGALGFVLKDTPPARILDAVRTVADGNPVLSPAATARVIAAATGPQSSEARRSSREAARQQLSALTGRELDTARAIADGLGNPEIAERLRISVATVKAHTTNLFIKLAVENRVQIALVVRDAEQ